In Melospiza melodia melodia isolate bMelMel2 chromosome 9, bMelMel2.pri, whole genome shotgun sequence, the genomic window AGAGTGATGGCTTATAATACCACTGGAAAGTAAATGcatgtttgttgtttgtttggttttgtttgttttcagcttATTCCTGTAAATACCAAATGTTGGGAAAGTACAGATGTAGACACATTGTGAAAATCCTGTTGTACCTCTAAAAGAGTTTTAAGTTTGCTGCAAACTGGGATTTTTACTTGACTGACTTTCTCTGAAATCCTTCATGGGTTAAcataaaataatgataaataaataaaatgcccAGCTCTCACTTCAGAGTTTAGACCGAAATACAGGGGGTTTGATGAATGGAGCATTAAATTGGATTCATGAAACTGTACTAGCAAGCCTTAATAAATGGAACAATAACTATGATCATCTGCAGTTTTAAATATCTGACTCTGTTTTAAATATCtgtattttttaatttccttAGGTCCCTACACTTTTGTTCAGCAGCATCTCATGTTAGGTACAGACCCACGGACGATTCTGAAGGACCTGCTCCCAGAAACCATCCCCCCACCTGAACTGGATGACATGACTCTGTGGCAAATCGTGATAAACATCCTTTCAGAGCCAccaaagaggaagaagaggaaagacATTAACACCATTGATGATGCTGTGAAACTTCTGCAGGAGTGCAAGAAGATCATGGTGTTGACTGGAGCTGGGGTAGGTGCTGCTGCAATTTTGGGTGTTCAGTGCAGCATGCAGGGGTGGGAGCAAGTCCCTGTGCTGGAGGAGAGTCCAGCCCACTGCAGGGACTGCAGCTTCCCTGGAGATTACACCCTCTCtcttctcaggacaaaatattctTACACATAGAAACTTGTAAACAGCTCTCCCGTGCTAAACAGTTATAGAATGAGAGCACTTTACCTGTCCAGAACTTTTTCTGTCCCAGTCCTCAGACAAAGGGGATGGCTTTTGTAAACAAAATCCCAGTGCATCTCCTAAAATCCCAGATGGAGCTTGAGGGACTAGAATAGGATTAGAAAAGAGCTggggggcagaggaggaggatgatcaTAGGGACAGTTTGGTCAGATTTCTGCAGACTGAATGTTGCTTTCAGCACATGGTGCTCTGTGATGGGATAAGGTTACTCACTGTTTGACTAAGGAACATTTCTGCACTGCTGCACATCTGCAGCTCTGTACCTGTGCACCAGATAATTCTTGCTTCTGTTGTTCACACACAGATGGTGTGACACGACTCAGAGCAGATGAGTAATTCCAATCAGCTTTTACAAGAGCCCTGCTActctcagccctgctctctccataCTTGCATACACctgtttctcctcctcttcccatGCTGTTTAGGGGTGGTCTGAGACAATCATTTCAGTCCTTATTGGCTACTACAATGCTTTGATATTTAATATCTATCAATAAACAGCTTTTATCAAAAGGGGTTTATTCTTCAGAAGtaagaatatatattttttaaaagcaagaCTATTCTGTTACTGTTCTGTTACTTAGCTtgtaaaaaaattcaaaatatcaACCACCATATCTAAGCCTGAGTTGGCAGATCAGTGAGCAATTAATAATTAAATTTAATGCAGTAATGCTCTAAATTTTTGTTCACATCTTAGAAAACTTCCAGTGGTAAAAGCAAGTTCTGGTACCCTGTTACTGCCTGTGCAGACTGTACTAAAGGGGTTTTTGTCCACTTGTCAAATTTTGTTTCTGTGCCGTTTCTCCTGATTGTGATTTGGGAATTGTTATATtggaccaaaggaaaaaaaaaaagaaagaaaaaagaaaagtaaatacaGAGAGCCCAGACTGGTTTTGTTCTTAATGTTTCTGAGCACTGACAATACAGAAATGTGGTTTCCCAGAGTAACACTTTGTGGTCCAATATGTAGTTTCACTTATTTCAGACTGCAAAAATCTATTTCAGGTGTCAGTGTCTTGTGGAATACCTGACTTCAGATCCAGAGATGGCATCTATGCACGCCTTGCTGTGGACTTCCCAGACCTTCCAGATCCTCAAGCAATGTTTGATATAGAATACTTCAGAAAGGACCCCAGGCCGTTTTTTAAGTTTGCAAAGGTATGGATTTCCAGCAGTTCTTGTCTTGGGCAGTAAAGGCAGGTGACAGCATTAAAATGCATAACTCAGATAAAAAATAGAAACTGCTCAGCAACATTCTCTCTTTGTAAAGCTTATTTTACTGTTCCTGTTGTGAGTTCATGATATAAACAATTATTTCAGATGGTTGAAAAGATCTCTGTGATATTAAACAGTATCAAAAGCAGTGATTATGTCTCTTAGGCAAGAAGGAATTGTAGAAACTGTAGACATatggagaaacaaaaaaaaccaaaacaaaaacaaaaactaaacaaaaacaaaacaaaacaaaacaaaaaaaaacccaaaaaaccaaaaacccaaccaaacccaattgCATTTAGTCTTCAATTTCCTTGGGACCAAAAAGAAATCAAACCCAAGACATAAGAATTTCTACAGGACCAGTAAGGACTTGTGAAAATCAGTCACCACTGGTTGTGCTcatcttttcttccatttctcaCAATTCATACTACTGGTCTGTCCTGTTACAAAGATTGGAAAAGAAAACCAATGCATTCTTTTTCTGCTTGGCTTTCTCTGAAAGCCTCCTATCCAGATACTAACAAATTTTGATGTTCATTAGTATACTTGGTTCCTTTGGGTTTTAATATTAGAAAACACCACccccacaaacaaaaacccaccccaaaccaaaaaacatCACAGCAAGCAAAAAAATGAACTTACTTGAAACCTGTCTACACACAGGTTTTACCAGAAAAGTCCAAATCTAATTTGGCTGATACTTTTTACTTTTCTGCCTTTTCGCTCCTCCTTTTCTGTCCATCAGAATACATTTCTAGTAACAAATATTGAGTTCACTTGATACTTAACAAAGGAGAGAAAGCTTTCTATTTCATAATTCTCAAAACCAGAAAAGATCTGAGCATTGCTTTTGTGCTGTGTGGAACCCAAGCTTGCAGGGAGCAGTTGTGCAGGCAGGCTGAGGGGCTGGGCAGTGGGAGAGGAGCTGgatgcagggcacagggagggacaggggcGGGCTCTGGCATGGCTGGGACAGTGCCCAGCTCAGGTAAACTCTGCACCCACTTGCAGTGTCTAATGTGCTGCTGAATTCCCCAGGAAATCTACCCAGGACAGTTCCAGCCATCCCTCTGTCACAAGTTCATCGCCTTGATGGATAAAGAGGGAAAACTCCTTCGCAACTACACCCAGAACATCGACACCCTGGAGCAGGTGGCAGGCATCCAGAGGATAATCCAGTGCCATGGTTAGTGCTGTAGTTTCACTCATTTTCCCTCTGGGAGTTCTTACTGGTGCATGTGACAGGGTAATCACTGTTGGAATTAACCCTTCTTCCCTTGAATTCCTGTCTCTTGCCAACAAATATTCTGGTTTTTAAATGGTGAAGTTTTGTTTTAGACAGCTTGCATGTTTAAATCAGAAGTGTTTCAAGTAGAAATAACTCCTATTAGGAATTGAGCTTGATGGTGGGTCTGTGTATCAGTGAAGATCCACACCCTGTTGGCACAAGCTTGGACTGTAACTTGGAAAATGCATTTGGTGCTTCTTGATCTGTGTGACAGCACGACATGGGAACCAGTCTTGCCAGAGGTCCCTCTCactgcccatcccatccctcctaTGAAAGGGGAGTCTGGGTGTTATCTGATTCTTTATTTAGGTTATATTCCACTGAAATCTGAAAATATCCTGACACTTCAGTGACTCCACCTCATGTATAAAACATTGAGGATTAATCACCAGTTCAGTTGAACTGAAGATCCTCTTGTTACACCTTCAGTGTCATACAGATTCTGTAATTATGAGGCCTAATTAAGTGGAATTGCTTTAATTGCTTGATACGCTTTCCATTTCCAAGGGCTTGCGTATGTCAAGCTGAGAGTCCAAGGATTAATTTCCAAGAAAAGTATTCAGAAAATTAGTTCTTAAATGCATGTTTGGATCATTTAGTAAACTTCAGACACATAAATCATCTAAAAGCAGCACTGTAAGGCCCATCCATCTAATTGCACCTTTGCCAGGGGCCAGACTCTCGTGGTTTCCATACAGAGCTCAGCTCAGTGCAGATCTGTGGGGTTGGGCTCCCCAGGCACAGCAAGCACAGTGCtctgagcagagcccaggcagcacacagcagctctgccagccagctcccagccccagggctggttTCCATCTGTGCTCAGTGTGTCACACGTTTTCTTTTGGCTGGCATTGCATCTGAGGCATTTATCACAAACCCCTTACCTGGCTGGGTTTCTGCACATCACTGCAGGGATGGATCACAGACCATCTTTAGTGCATGTCCTGTATAAAGTGATTCTGAATGACACAGATGCTTTAAAACCTTGTGCACTTGGAGATTTTGAGGCCTTTGGAAATTAGCAAAAGTTATTTTGAGCCCATCAAGCTTTATCTGACCTACAGCTGCTGCTCTTTTAACAAATGGTTGTTGCCTAATGACGGTAGCTGGAGAGAAACCAAACTCTACTGTGGGGGCTCACACTGCTCTACTTATTCTACTTTTTCCTGTGGCTGGGGCAATGGCAAGTTAATCATGAGCAGCTAAAAGAGAACCTTGCAGTGATTTGGGGAGTTCTTATGTGAACCTTCAGCCCCATCTGTCACTGCAGACCTACAGTGCAGTTCCTGCTGTGAGAGCTGTGGTGTCTGAGGTGCATTCTGCTGTATTTAGGATGGCTCTTGCATTCAACCCATGCAGCTGGAATTAGATTGTATTCCTTGCCATTGCTGGAGCTGAGTGAGCAGAGGCCATGGCCTGGGAATGGCTCATGCATGGGCACCAAACTTGTGCTGCTGAGCAATAATTCGCATCATGGAGttgcagagaagggcagcagatgCCTCTGAGTTGGGTTTGTGAGCCTGACAGACTTCCCTAACGTGCTGTGTGAAGCTCTGAATTATTACAATCAGCTAATTAGAATGAGCCAATGACTGTCACACCTGCCATGGTCCTTGGAACCCCTCGCTCTGGggagctgcagtgctgagcagggTTTCAGAAGCTGTGCTGTTGGCAGGCCTGCAGTgatcagcagagctgggctgccagTTGCTCATAAATGATCTGCTCCAGGTTTTTCTGCGCTTTCACTCTCTTTGTCTTACCCAGATACAATACCCTGTAAGCATATTGTCTCTCCTAATGCATTTCCTCAGTAATTCTGTGCTCTGTGTGGAGTTGCTGTGCTGCTGAGGCTGTGCAGCACCACTGCTGTGTAATGAGAAGGGCACTTTCTGCTCTCTGCTCCTTGTCTGTGCTTGCACAGCTCAGGGGAATGAGAGCACACAGAATCCTTTGTGTTGACATGCATGTGGTGTATGGCTACTCCTAAAACAAGATTTCTGCTGACTAACACCTAGAACAACAACTTCTAGTATTACAAGGATCTGCTCTTAATTTTACATTACCTTTTAAATGCCTGATTTCTGTAGCACTGCAGCATAACAGCCTTTTTGTGAAAACAGCTTGGCCATAAGACCAGATCTGAATGACTGAAAATCCTGATGCTACCACTTGGGTTTTTCCCCTCAGGTTCCTTTGCAACAGCTTCCTGCCTGATCTGTAAATACAAAGTTGATTGTGAAGTTGTTCGAGGAGATATTTTCAATCAGGTAAAAAATCTACTTTAACTCACTGCAGCTTGCTAATAAGTAATTATCTCAAAAACACCTCACACCAAACCCTGAACCATCATACTGGGATTGCTTACAAGATCTGCTTTTAAAAGCCTCCATATCTCTGCATGTATTTCAAAGAAGTGCCTCTCTGCATTTTAGCATTTCCTCTGGTATTCAGAATTGTACTCAAATACTGTACTGCAAAAATTAGGTAATGGcaaaaatcagaacaaaacctTGAGTCCATTTTTTACAGCTCTTCTGATAAAAAGTAGAGGTTAAATGGTAAGCAGAAAGTTGGGTTTATACCTGGTTTGTGTTGATCTGAATTTAGAGTCACACTGAGAAAGCATTCTTAGCTTTTTATAACACTGGATGTTATTAAAAATGTGTTTCAAACAGCAGCTGACACATGGAGAAATTGCTAACCACAGAGCAAGGATCAGATGGGGTGTTGGTGTTCCTGGGACTCCTGAGCTATTCCATGTTCCAGACTCCCCAGTCTGGGTGACCTGGGACCAAGGCAGGAGTTGGTTCTGCTCTGTCTTTGACCTGGAGGGATCCTCTGTGCCTTTGCTCTTCTTCCCCTTCCTTTGAAGGAACAGATTCTGTGATCAAAAAGATCTTGTTTATGCAAATGAAAGGGGCTCTTTCTGCAGGCTCATTGGTTTTTTTGATAAATGCTTCTGAGTCCACAGTTGCAACTTTAGATGAGAAACATGGAAGGGATGTAAATCCTTCATTACATTTGAAATGGAATTCAGTGAAAGCCTTTCACAAGAGATGTTTGAGTTAAAGCTTTAAGAATTGAGAATCTCATAAGCCTGAAGCCTTGTAACACTGAATTACTGAATGTGAAATTTGGTTTACTCTGCTATTAAGAATAGTATTTTTAAGAACATCCTACAGATATTTTTTGCTCCTTTACCTCCAGAGCCAGCTGGCTGGAGTTAGATTTTCTCTTTCTAATATATAAATATCTGAGGGGAAAGTTCAAGACTCATTCTAGCCATCTGCTCCTTTTTGGGAATCCTTTAGGTGGTTTCCCTTGAATGTGGGATTATTGAGTGCTTTCTTGCTTGGGTGCAGGGTGAAGGTTTCACCACACCAGTTCCTAGCTCTTGTGCCAAATTGCTTCTTATCCCACAAGGCATCCATCCCAAAAGGCTTTTCTTTGTTCAAACACTTGAATTTTGGGAAAGATCATTTGACACTAGAGGAAGGCCTTCTACTTGTGATATTTTCTGATTTGGAGAGTATTGtcttctgtcccactgcaggCATCCATAAAATTAATTCTTTCATTTAAACTTTCAACATTCTGTATTATTTTTTCTGCAGCTGTTCTCTGTATAGTAGGGACTTGTTATGCATTTAAATGTCAGTTTTCAGGTATTTTTCTATTCCAATAGGTAATGTACATATCTTTTCACCTTTATAGCTCTAATTTGTAGCTTGTGATGGTTCCTATATGATTGCAGCTCCTTGGATTTATTGTGAAGTCTTATATTTTAGCACTACAGCTGAAAAAATTTGCACTATTAGAAGGGAATTGCTCCGTATTGTCTGTAGATCTATCACTcaccttcttgtttttcttctctcttaAAAAGTCCTTAAATAGGAAAGAATTGAAAGAGGTCCCAAAGATCAGAAAACTCCCTGGCTCAGGAAAAAAGGGAATCTGTTTCTCCACAAATCTGactagtggccactgtggttagTGAAGCAGGATTCTCCTCTGTTTCTGAGGAATTAGAAAAGTTTAAAATGGAGACCAAGCAAGTTCTGGGCTCTGTTCTTGTGCTGGATGCTCTTGGCCAGCTGCCTGCCCCAGTGCCCTGTAGCTTTGTGGGTGCAACACCTGTAACCTTTTAGGGGAGGGACAGCAGGTGAAGCTCTACACAAGACTCTTGGATCAGGACAGGGTTTGTGTCAGATCCTCCACTGGAACCTGACAGTGAAATCTCAGCTTTTGTTCAGATCAGACTATGAAAAATCTCTTGCTGTCCAATGGGAGGTGTGCTCAGTTGGTGTTGAGCACGACTGCTGGGCTTTGGTTTGTGTGACAGACCTGCCTGGCTTCTCCCTCTTTATTCCTGCTGTGGCTTTATTTCCCTGAGCGGGGTTCCAGTCAGCAGTGAGAAGTGTAGCTGTCTGTACATCCTCAGAACAATGAAATGAGGAAACATCACTGAAACTTCCCTGTCTCTGCCAAAATAAGTGCCTGTGGCACATGTGGGTGTTTCAGAGGGCAGCTGTGAGGTGTGGGTGTTCCAGAGGGCATTCCTGCAGGCACTAACAGGGCTGTGGCACATGTGGGTGTTCCAGAGGGCATTCCTGCAGGCACTAACAGGGCTGGGGCACATGTGGGTGTTTCAGAGGGCATTCCTGCAGGCACTAACAGGGGTTGGGGCACATGTCAGTGTTCCAGAGGGCATTCCTGCAGGCACTAACAGGGCTGTGGCACATGTGGGTGTTCCAGAGGGCATTCCTGCAGGCACTAACAGGGCTGTGGCACATGTCAGTGTTTCAGAGGGCATTCCTGCAGGCACTAACAGGGGTTGGGGCACATGTGGGTGTTCCAGAGGGCATTCCTGCAGGCACTAACAGGGGTTGGGGCACATGTGGGTGTTCCAGAGGGCATTCCTGCAGGCACTAACAGGGCTGTGGCACATGTCAGTGTTCCAGAGGGCATTCCTGCAGGCACTAACAGGGCTGGGGCACATGTCAGTGTTCCAGAGGGCATTCCTGCAGGCACTAACAGGGGTTGGGGCACATGTCAGTGTTTCAGAGGGCATTCCTGCAGGCACTAACAGGGGTTGGGGCACATGTCAGTGTTTCAGAGGGCATTCCTGCAGGCACTAACAGGGGCTGTGGCACATGTCAGTGTTTCAGAGGGCATTCCTGCAGGCACTAACAGGGGTTGGGGCACATGTGGGTGTTTCAGAGGGCATTCCTGCAGGCACTAACAGGGGTTGGGGCACATGTCAGTGTTCCAGAGGGCATTCCTGCAGGCACTAACAGGGCTGTGGCACATGTGGGTGTTTCAGAGGGCATTCCTGCAGGCAGTGACTGGCTCTGTGTGCAGGTGgtgccccgctgtccccgctgtccccccgaGGAGCCCCTGGCCATCATGAAGCCGGACATTGTGTTCTTTGGGGAGAACCTGCCTGAGCAGTTCCACCGTGCCATGAAGTATGACAAAAATGAAGTGGATCTCCTCATTGTCATTGGGTCTTCACTCAAAGTAAGACCAGTAGCATTGATCCCAAGTAAGTGACTCTGTCTGGTaatattttctttacaaattTTGGATCAAAAGTGGGATTCTCAGTTAACAAACTCCAAGCTCTTAGGAACATCTTTGGTTCAATTCAGTGAGCACCACAAAATTGTAAGACTAAAGCTGCTTGCCTATGTAAAGCTGAAATGCAAAATTGAGAAAGGAACAAATTCTAAATGCCTTTTCTACACTCTAGGTAAATCTCAAGGTAATTAAATTATTATCTGAAAAACTGCTCTCTCAAACCTGAATGGCTCAGTTCTAAGATTCATTTTTCTCCATACTTGTGAAATGCTTTAGAAGGGCTTGAAGGCTTTAGAAAGGAAGCATCTCAAAAGCAGTAATTCTTCATGTGCACTTAAGTACATAAAGTAAACGCACAAAATCAACATAATTTGAAGGTATTATAGTACTAATTTTAATCTTTAATATTACTGTAGCCAGTATTTCTGTGCATATGTTTCTCAGTGATTGAGAAATGCTTTTAactggaaaaaatggggggagggAAAATCCATCTAAGCAGGCTACAGTAGGCACAGCACCTCAAACTGCCATTGTTAAATTTGGGACTGGCTTGCCTtcttcctgacctggctggtttTGTCTTGTTCCAAGTGAAGGCATGAAGAGAAGCCTGAGCCTCCTCAGCAGGTCTCTGCTGGAAGTAAAACCCAAGTGACCACCTTTGAATTCTCTTTTCCACCCGCAGGTTCCATCCCCCATGAAGTGCCTCAGATCTTAATCAATAGGGAACCTTTGCCTCATCTTCACTTTGACGTGGAGCTTCTCGGAGACTGTGATGTTATCATTAACGAGTTGTGCCACAGGTTGGGCAGTGAGTACACAAAACTTTGCTACAACTCGGTGAAACTTTCGGAAATCACAGAGAAGCCGCCGCGGCCGCACAAGGAGCTGGAAGTGCTCTCGGCTGAGCTCCCTCCAACCCCTCTGAACATTTCAGAAGGCTCCAGCTCACCAGGGAGGATGAGCCCAGCCAGTCCTGCCCTGGTGTCACAGCACCCCCCCGAATGTAAGCTAGAAAACTGTGAGCCTGCCTCTGAAACGAAAGGGACCTGCTCAGAGGAGACGCTTCAGGTGTCATCAGAAAACCCTGAAAATCCTGCTAGTGAGCTAATGAACTCTGAAACAATGAAGGAAAATGGATCTAATGAtggagaaaataaagaaaagagtGAAATATTGAAGAAGTGTTGGGTAAACAGATCTGCAAAAGAACAGATTAGCAAAAGGCTGGATGGTAAGTGTTAATGCTTTTCAGTATTTTGCTTCCTTTTGGCAGATACATTTATGCTAGACTTACTTTAAAGTGGTAAATAAGTTACTCTTGAGACAATCAGTGGTTTTTGGTGGCTATTTTTGTTCAGACAAGTGTCTACATAACTCTCATTGAACCATTTATTTCTTTTGGAGAAGCCAGTAGGAAATGTTGTTTGTATTTCATAATAGGTTTAAAAATCAGTGATTACATCCTCACCTAAAAGATCAAAGTTTAGGAGGCCGAAGGTAGGTATCAAAAAATAAATCCCTTCGTAACATTTTCAAATGTATTTTCAGAAAAGTTAGTTTGATCCTGAGGTGTTCGGAAGCTGGTCACAAGTAGAGCATGATTTGGTATTGCAGTAGAGCTGGAAGACAAAGTAATGACAGGACTTAAAAATCTCACAGCTGGAGTGAGGCACGTTTTTAAGGAACGTTTAGACTTTCCAAGGAAGCCCTCAAGTGTGCAGTCCTGTAACTGATGTAAGGAGTCAGGAAATAAAGTGACTCTAAATTCAGATCAACACAAACCAGGTATAAACCCAACTTTCTGCTTACCATTTCTAGAGGAAAGGCTGGGTTTAGACTTTGTCTGATGCTCCATGCACGGGCTCCTGTTCTGTCATAGGTGGAGGAAGTCTAGCTGGGAACGTGTTCCCATAAAACAGCTGCTGAACAATCAGTGTAAATTCTCTTTGGTGtcagagggaggggaggaggaacaCTGAATTTCCAGTGAAGCATTTCTTCTGTCCTTTGTAATAAATACACATGCATGGCATAAATGCATTTCCATGTCATCTGATTTGTCGGCTAAGAGCCGCTGTTGGAAACAGATCTATTTCAACCACCAGCTTTTGTACCCGGCAGTCCCTGACCGTTGCCACTGTGTTGCAGGCTCCCAGTATCTGTTCCTGCCCCCCAACCGCTACATCTTCCACGGCGCCGAGGTGTACTCGGACTCCGAGGACGACATCGTCTCCTCCAGCtcctgcggcagcagcagcgacaGCGGCTCCTGCCGCAGCCAGAGCCTGGACGTGGAGGACGAGAGCGAGATGGAGGAGTTCTACAACGGCGTGGAGGACGAGGATGCTCCCGAGCGCGAGGAGGAGCCCGGCTCCGGGGAGGATGGAGccgagcaggaggagctggcggCTGAGGAACCGGCGGAGAGCAGCGAGGCCGC contains:
- the SIRT1 gene encoding NAD-dependent protein deacetylase sirtuin-1 isoform X1, which encodes MADGDAAPLRPRGPAGPGSDSAEPAAKRHRRGSGSAAPAPRPDRAAGPPPAPAAAAVPAEPPGEEAAAAADGGRAEREEGGEAAAARSGADGGAGLRGLPRAEPPPRRDQGEGAEAAPGEDAAEAAPGCGRAQCSNGAAAVPAPHPDNFLLSDEIIANGFHSCDSDEEDRASHASSSDWTPRPRIGPYTFVQQHLMLGTDPRTILKDLLPETIPPPELDDMTLWQIVINILSEPPKRKKRKDINTIDDAVKLLQECKKIMVLTGAGVSVSCGIPDFRSRDGIYARLAVDFPDLPDPQAMFDIEYFRKDPRPFFKFAKEIYPGQFQPSLCHKFIALMDKEGKLLRNYTQNIDTLEQVAGIQRIIQCHGSFATASCLICKYKVDCEVVRGDIFNQVVPRCPRCPPEEPLAIMKPDIVFFGENLPEQFHRAMKYDKNEVDLLIVIGSSLKVRPVALIPSSIPHEVPQILINREPLPHLHFDVELLGDCDVIINELCHRLGSEYTKLCYNSVKLSEITEKPPRPHKELEVLSAELPPTPLNISEGSSSPGRMSPASPALVSQHPPECKLENCEPASETKGTCSEETLQVSSENPENPASELMNSETMKENGSNDGENKEKSEILKKCWVNRSAKEQISKRLDGSQYLFLPPNRYIFHGAEVYSDSEDDIVSSSSCGSSSDSGSCRSQSLDVEDESEMEEFYNGVEDEDAPEREEEPGSGEDGAEQEELAAEEPAESSEAAGRERPGNAP
- the SIRT1 gene encoding NAD-dependent protein deacetylase sirtuin-1 isoform X2, producing MLGTDPRTILKDLLPETIPPPELDDMTLWQIVINILSEPPKRKKRKDINTIDDAVKLLQECKKIMVLTGAGVSVSCGIPDFRSRDGIYARLAVDFPDLPDPQAMFDIEYFRKDPRPFFKFAKEIYPGQFQPSLCHKFIALMDKEGKLLRNYTQNIDTLEQVAGIQRIIQCHGSFATASCLICKYKVDCEVVRGDIFNQVVPRCPRCPPEEPLAIMKPDIVFFGENLPEQFHRAMKYDKNEVDLLIVIGSSLKVRPVALIPSSIPHEVPQILINREPLPHLHFDVELLGDCDVIINELCHRLGSEYTKLCYNSVKLSEITEKPPRPHKELEVLSAELPPTPLNISEGSSSPGRMSPASPALVSQHPPECKLENCEPASETKGTCSEETLQVSSENPENPASELMNSETMKENGSNDGENKEKSEILKKCWVNRSAKEQISKRLDGSQYLFLPPNRYIFHGAEVYSDSEDDIVSSSSCGSSSDSGSCRSQSLDVEDESEMEEFYNGVEDEDAPEREEEPGSGEDGAEQEELAAEEPAESSEAAGRERPGNAP